From Pigmentibacter ruber, a single genomic window includes:
- a CDS encoding type IV pilus modification PilV family protein, which yields MQIFHYLKDNNLFKNNLIKMQTAEGFTLFECILAIAILSVTVASIVGLQSSIISVTQIASDGMKGSWAARSAIAQMQYVIETQGQDKLPEEKNYPWVTDSQFSISLKRKELKEVKISQFLTSAIGIYNIVNPQGNENQDVDRMLASITSVLDSSAGSSPNGFFSNFLIEVKWTSGIVNKTINEGFFFVDKNTFANINLPDPPGSSNNNGNNQNNSNNGNNQNNSNNGNNQNNNGNNNNNTGNR from the coding sequence ATGCAAATTTTTCATTACCTAAAAGATAATAATCTTTTTAAAAATAATTTAATTAAAATGCAAACTGCTGAAGGTTTTACTTTATTTGAATGTATTCTTGCAATAGCTATTTTATCCGTTACAGTTGCAAGTATAGTTGGATTACAATCATCTATTATTTCAGTCACCCAAATTGCCTCTGACGGGATGAAAGGATCTTGGGCTGCCCGTTCAGCAATCGCACAAATGCAATATGTTATTGAAACACAAGGTCAAGATAAATTACCTGAAGAAAAAAATTATCCTTGGGTCACTGATTCACAATTTAGTATTTCTTTAAAAAGAAAAGAATTAAAAGAAGTTAAAATATCACAATTTTTAACTAGTGCCATTGGAATATATAATATAGTCAATCCACAAGGTAACGAAAATCAAGATGTGGATAGAATGCTGGCTTCAATAACGTCGGTATTAGATAGTAGTGCTGGATCAAGTCCAAACGGTTTTTTTAGTAACTTTTTAATCGAAGTAAAATGGACAAGTGGTATAGTAAATAAAACTATCAATGAGGGTTTCTTTTTTGTAGATAAAAATACATTTGCAAATATTAATCTTCCTGACCCTCCTGGTAGCAGTAATAATAACGGTAACAATCAAAATAATAGTAATAACGGTAACAATCAAAATAATAGTAATAACGGTAATAATCAAAATAATAATGGAAACAATAACAACAATACAGGTAATCGGTAA
- a CDS encoding type II secretion system protein GspG — protein sequence MKIKNFLRVKKDLNCQAGFSLMEIIIVVAIIGTLMGIIVARISGSNEQAKSGITDTKAYTLQSKLIQFQLAQGKFPTTGQGLQSLTTNPGAPIASEDDLKDGWGNPFEYKLTPKGPLIISNGPEGTANSAASLCYLNGKKVDCKSSEAGAQN from the coding sequence ATGAAAATAAAAAATTTTTTACGTGTGAAAAAAGATTTAAATTGCCAAGCTGGATTTTCCTTGATGGAAATTATCATTGTGGTTGCCATAATTGGTACTTTAATGGGAATCATCGTTGCACGTATTTCTGGAAGTAACGAACAAGCAAAGTCTGGTATTACTGATACTAAGGCTTATACTCTACAATCAAAATTAATTCAGTTTCAATTGGCACAAGGAAAGTTTCCAACAACTGGACAAGGTTTACAATCATTAACTACAAATCCTGGAGCACCCATTGCTTCTGAAGATGATTTAAAAGATGGTTGGGGTAATCCTTTTGAATATAAGTTAACTCCAAAAGGTCCACTTATTATTTCTAATGGTCCAGAAGGCACAGCCAATAGTGCAGCATCTCTTTGTTACCTTAATGGCAAGAAAGTAGATTGCAAATCTAGTGAAGCAGGAGCACAAAACTGA
- a CDS encoding type II secretion system F family protein → MPMYSYKGQNARTGKKLKAYIEAESPKDAKQKLKKQGIYVLELKIDSRASAAEGKSGIIAMLNRKPPKPEDIANATKQFAILLRSAVDINDALRAIADQVENDELKSVYVKMRELVSEGKSLSDAHKNFPKVFSSIYTNMIAAAEKAGALPLVMQRLSEFINYQIEIKRKVVGALTYPALMVVMAIAVVIYLFVKVMPQMTKSFTTLKVTLPWYTVLMNDISNWMQDWWLICVVFLGLAIFGTYSWSKTEKGRQKLDTIMYTAPVIGPLIQKVTISRFSKTLSTILSSGVRIVEGLQLTRKVVGNSVMEKALDEAIVKVQDGDKLAIALERTGKFPTMVIHMLKTGEKTGQLEEMLVNISNVYDDDVNNQIVVTTRLIEPAMMIFMAGVVFVMVMSVIGPMMAAMNQLH, encoded by the coding sequence ATGCCTATGTATTCTTACAAAGGGCAAAATGCACGCACAGGAAAAAAATTAAAAGCATATATAGAAGCAGAATCACCTAAAGATGCAAAACAAAAATTAAAGAAACAAGGTATCTACGTTCTTGAATTAAAGATTGATAGCAGAGCAAGTGCAGCTGAAGGAAAATCAGGCATTATTGCAATGCTAAATCGTAAACCTCCCAAGCCTGAGGACATTGCTAATGCTACAAAACAATTCGCTATTTTGTTACGTTCAGCAGTAGATATCAACGATGCTTTGCGTGCAATTGCTGATCAAGTAGAAAATGATGAATTGAAATCTGTATATGTTAAAATGCGTGAACTTGTATCTGAAGGAAAATCTTTATCCGATGCACATAAAAATTTCCCAAAAGTTTTTTCTTCAATTTATACAAATATGATTGCAGCTGCGGAAAAAGCTGGTGCATTGCCTTTAGTAATGCAAAGATTATCAGAATTTATTAATTACCAGATAGAAATTAAAAGAAAAGTAGTTGGAGCTTTAACTTATCCAGCTCTTATGGTCGTAATGGCAATCGCAGTTGTTATTTATTTATTTGTAAAAGTAATGCCACAAATGACAAAATCTTTTACTACATTAAAAGTTACTTTACCTTGGTATACAGTATTAATGAACGACATTTCTAATTGGATGCAAGATTGGTGGCTCATTTGTGTGGTATTTTTAGGACTAGCAATTTTTGGTACTTATTCTTGGTCAAAGACTGAAAAAGGTCGCCAAAAACTGGATACAATTATGTATACAGCACCAGTGATCGGACCGCTCATCCAAAAAGTAACCATTTCACGCTTTTCAAAAACTCTTTCTACAATATTGTCTAGTGGTGTACGAATAGTTGAAGGTTTGCAGTTAACTAGGAAAGTTGTGGGAAATAGTGTGATGGAAAAAGCCTTAGACGAGGCTATTGTTAAAGTACAAGACGGCGACAAACTAGCAATTGCTCTTGAAAGAACTGGTAAATTTCCAACCATGGTTATCCATATGTTAAAAACAGGCGAAAAAACGGGACAACTTGAAGAAATGCTTGTTAATATTTCCAATGTTTATGATGATGATGTAAACAATCAAATTGTGGTAACAACACGATTGATAGAACCAGCAATGATGATTTTTATGGCAGGAGTCGTCTTCGTGATGGTAATGTCTGTCATAGGACCTATGATGGCGGCTATGAATCAGTTGCACTGA
- a CDS encoding GspE/PulE family protein, with translation MATEQTNLTVEDAAKLILSKIKVNPDQFSTTEFSSKNRNLEDILFNDFKVPQNNIEEAILEQQATNRTLSEILIENELIQEVDMLKALSIHLNLEFRDNFPFHEIDPKLIEKLNISFCLQHMFVPISEDELNVTVAVANPLDTVSIDDLRVLLNKNIKRVVAPKDLVEAAINNVFERQELVDQNKGLTATSDDDIDGIEGLDVAHNLLQDNEEAPVRKEVTAIIRRSITEKASDIHIEPFEDRVSVRFRVDGRLREVRVIPKKYQSSVSTRIKILAKLNIAESRLPQDGRITLKVGTREIDVRVSTLPIKFGERIVLRILDKSGGLPNLEDIGMPKALLKSFKQVVNQKHGIVLVTGPTGSGKTTTLASALMHINKPDVSIITVEDPVEIQLPGVSQVEVNDKAGLTFAAALRSILRQNPNIILIGEIRDSETAQIAVQASITGHLVFSTLHTNDTAASVTRLVDFGIEPFQITTAVVAILAVRLVRRVCPNCKEQTQHTAEELSLLGLAPKQTTGKVFYKARDGGCSNCKNNGYAGRIGIYELLVFDEHVRNFVLKSSDGASLKKMCVQRGMKTLRDSAHERFLNGETTLEEALYATQSEHEQEEVK, from the coding sequence ATGGCAACTGAGCAAACAAATTTAACAGTTGAAGATGCGGCAAAACTCATTTTATCTAAAATTAAAGTGAATCCTGACCAGTTTTCTACAACAGAATTTTCTTCCAAAAACAGAAATTTGGAAGATATCTTATTTAATGATTTTAAAGTACCACAAAACAATATTGAAGAAGCAATTCTTGAACAACAAGCAACAAACCGTACTTTAAGTGAAATATTAATTGAAAATGAGCTTATTCAAGAAGTAGATATGTTAAAAGCACTATCTATTCACTTAAATTTAGAGTTCAGAGATAATTTTCCATTCCATGAAATCGATCCTAAACTAATAGAAAAATTAAATATTAGTTTTTGTTTACAACACATGTTTGTCCCTATTTCAGAAGACGAACTTAACGTAACAGTAGCGGTAGCAAACCCTTTAGATACAGTTAGTATTGATGATTTAAGAGTTTTGTTAAATAAAAATATTAAAAGAGTGGTTGCCCCAAAAGATTTAGTCGAAGCTGCAATAAATAATGTTTTTGAAAGACAAGAGCTTGTTGATCAAAATAAAGGATTAACAGCAACATCAGACGACGATATAGATGGAATTGAAGGGCTTGATGTTGCTCATAATCTTTTACAAGATAATGAAGAAGCACCAGTTAGGAAAGAAGTAACAGCCATTATTCGGCGGAGTATTACAGAAAAAGCTTCCGATATTCATATTGAACCATTTGAAGATCGCGTATCAGTGCGGTTTCGTGTAGATGGTAGATTGCGTGAAGTTAGAGTCATTCCAAAAAAATATCAGTCGAGTGTTTCTACGCGCATCAAAATTTTAGCGAAGTTAAATATTGCTGAGAGCCGTTTACCTCAAGATGGGCGTATTACTTTAAAAGTTGGTACCCGTGAAATTGATGTGCGTGTAAGTACATTACCGATAAAATTTGGTGAAAGAATAGTGTTACGTATTTTGGATAAGTCCGGTGGTCTGCCAAATTTGGAAGATATTGGTATGCCAAAAGCACTCCTAAAAAGCTTTAAGCAAGTTGTAAATCAAAAACATGGTATTGTTTTAGTCACTGGACCAACTGGTTCAGGAAAAACTACGACGCTTGCTTCTGCTTTAATGCATATTAATAAACCTGATGTAAGTATTATTACAGTTGAAGACCCTGTGGAAATTCAATTACCAGGTGTGAGTCAAGTAGAAGTAAATGATAAAGCAGGACTCACGTTTGCAGCTGCTTTGCGATCCATTTTACGGCAAAACCCAAACATAATTTTAATTGGTGAAATTCGTGACTCTGAAACTGCGCAAATTGCGGTACAGGCTTCTATTACGGGTCACTTGGTATTTAGTACATTACACACTAACGACACAGCTGCTTCTGTAACTCGTTTAGTTGATTTTGGCATTGAGCCATTTCAAATTACCACTGCCGTTGTTGCTATTTTAGCAGTAAGACTTGTCAGACGAGTCTGCCCAAATTGCAAAGAACAAACTCAACACACAGCTGAAGAATTGAGTTTACTAGGATTAGCTCCAAAGCAAACAACTGGAAAGGTTTTCTATAAAGCGCGTGATGGTGGGTGTAGTAATTGTAAAAATAATGGATACGCTGGTCGTATTGGGATCTATGAGTTGCTTGTATTTGATGAACACGTCCGAAATTTTGTCTTAAAGAGCTCTGATGGAGCTAGTTTGAAAAAAATGTGTGTGCAAAGAGGAATGAAAACCCTCCGAGATTCAGCGCATGAGCGCTTTTTAAATGGTGAAACAACTTTAGAAGAAGCACTCTACGCAACTCAATCCGAACATGAACAAGAAGAGGTGAAATAG